Below is a window of Blastopirellula marina DNA.
CACAAAATCGTTGTGATTTAGCAAGATCCAAACCAGATTGGTCCGAGCTTGCGAAACCGATTCACCAGCTTTCTCCTGCCACTCGGCTAAAGCGTCTTGGCTGGCAGTGAGTTCGTCTTTGCCTGGTGTGATTCCCAAGATAGTGACGAATGCCCGACGAATGAAATCGCCGTCGTCGGTGGCTTCCTGAGAAAGACGCTGTGAGATCTCTTGAGCTGCTTCGAGGACGAGATCGCTATTGGACATCGCGAGAGCTTGCTGTGGTACTACGCTTTGTTCACGCTGGTAACACTCGGTAACTTCCGCTTCGTCGAACATAAGGAGGAATAAGTTGCGTTCATTGTTGGAATGGAAGAAGTACAAACTTCGTCGCTTCGATTCAGATTGCTGTTCTGTTGGCACGGAAGGTCCACCCATGGTCATATCGAGCGTGCCGGCAAGGTAAAGCACTGAGTCGCGTACCGCTTGTGATTCGAGGCGCATCGGGTTGCGATGCCATAGAAAGTGGTTGTCTGGATCATTCGCAAGATTGAGTTCCCGTTCGGCGGTGGTCGAGCCCATGCGATAGGTCGCAGATGTGACGATCAGGCGGTGCAGATGCTTCATGCTCCAATCGTGTCCCATCAGTTCCGTCGCCAACCAGTCGATCAGCTCAGGATGTTCCGGCGTGGGACTGTTCCGTCCCAAATCGAACGGCGCTGCGGCGAGTGGTGTCCCGAAGTGTCGATTCCAGAGATGGTTCACGGCAACCCGCGCAGTCAATGGATTACGACGATCGGTGATCCAATGAGCTAATGCCGATCGACGCCCTGTGCTGGTCGAAGGAAATGTGATAGTGGGGTCATCCTTCCCTGTATTGAGGAAGCGGGTAGCGGACCACTGAGCCCCTTGAAACGGAGTAAAGGTCTCCTCGGGGCTGATCTCGGATGGCCTCACAGCAAGCTGCTTCTCAAGATGCGTTTTAGCCTCTGTGAGCTTCTTCTCGGCTTCTGCTTTTGTCTTCTCCGTAGCTTTTGAGAGTGTCTGTTCAGCGGATAGCAAGTCACGTTGGGCTTTGACAACGGCTAGTTCTCGCTCGGCAAGAATGGCCGCTCGATTACTCACGGCTTGAGCATCGACATCCGAGTTAATTGCTGCAGCACGCAATTCGACAGACTTCAAATCGGCTTGGGCGACTTTTAGATCGGCTTCCGCCAAAGCAAGTTGCTCCTTGGCGGTAGCCGTGGGAAGTCCGCTGGCGTCCTGTAAGGGAATGGAAGGATCGAGCGTGGTGACTTGAAATTCATCAAACGCGACCAACGCATCAAAGGTCATCAAGCGAATCGCTCCTGGCTGACGTGGTAGCGGCGTCCGCCAAGCGAGGACGTGTTCTCCGTTGATAGAAACATTGATTAGAGTTCCGCGAACTTTGACGTTCAGCGTGTACTCTTTGTCGAGATCCACGGAGTACGACTGACGCCCTGTGCCCGGATAATGTGACTTTCCTTGCTTAGAATAGGCCCCTTGGATTTTCGAGTCTTGGTCCCAATCGCTCAGATATACATATGAAAACGTGCCTGCTTGATTTCCTGGTGAAGCAAGCTGCGGCGTTGCTACGTCGAAGTCGAGGCCTACGCTTCGATAGTTGGTCCCACCGAGAACGCGAAACTTAACCACTGCTTCAAAGTCTCGCGGAACTTGTTCGAGCAACGTGACATCGTACCGCGTGGTGCCATCCGTCTTTTGAATAAGCTCCCCCGACGTATGCGACCAGCCGTCACCAGATAGCTTCCAACGCGTTAAGTCAAGCGTATCGAACGTCTCAACGATCGCTGCGAAATCGGCCCCCTCATTCGTGGCTACGAGGGATGGTGCTTGGTGCGTGGGTGATACTTTCTCAACTGCTGCCTGTCGTTTTGACTCAGCCAATTTCACGCGTGATTTCGCTGCGGTGATGTGGTTTTCAATCACCCACGGGCGACGACCTGGCTGCCAGGCTTGCCTTGGGAGGTCGACCGGCTGGACAGTGACCGGTTCAAAGGAAAGTAGCTCCGGAATTCCTGGTGAGATCAGATGCGATTTGTCGGGGTTTGATTCATCGCCGCGAACATAGAGGTAGGTAGGTGTTTCCGGCGAGCCATCGAAGGCACGAGGGATTCCATCTTGAGTGAGATTGGTCTCGCCAGAAACCATGTCCATTCGAACATGATACGGCTCGAAGAAAGCACGCATCTTATAATAGTCTTCTTGCGGTAATGGATCGAACTTATGGTCGTGGCACTTCGCGCAGTTCATCGTCAAACCGAGGAAGCCTTTGCTGACATGTGTGACGACTTCGTCCATCCACTGATCACGATTGAAGATGAAGTAGTTTCGCGCAAGAAAACCAGAGGCACGAAGTTCGTCGGGATCGTTCGGAGCTAATTCATCCGCGGCGAGCATCATCCGGACCATCTCGTCGTATGGGCGATCGTCGTTCAAAGATTCGACAATCCAATCACGCCAATGCCACATATGACGTTGGCTATTTCGCAGCTGGGCATTCAAGCCCCACCAATCGCTGTATCGCCACACATCCATCCAGTGCCGGCCCCAGCGTTCGCCGTAACGAGGATCCGCTAGAAGTCTATCGACGACCTTGTCGTACCAATCAGGCGACGAGTCGGCTTGAGCGGAGGCGATTTCTTCTGTTGTCGGTGGCAGGCCTATTAAATCAAGATAGACGCGCCGTAACAAAACCAATTTCGAGGCTTCGTCTTGCGGCTTGAGACCTTGTTGTTCGTGGCCTGCTGCGATCCAGGCATCGATTGGATTACGCACCCAGGTTTTGTTAGCCACCCTGGGTAAGGCCTTCCGCTGAATGGGACGAAACGACCAATGATCTTGAGGATCGCTTTCCGGAGCTTCATTTTCCGGTGCAGGTGCGCCAGCTTGAATCCAATGACGAACCAGGTCGATTTCGTGTTCTTCAAACGGTTCTCCCTCGTGCTCAGGCGGCATTCGCATTGAAAGATCGGTCGTTGTGATTCGATCAAGAATCAAGCTGGAAGCGGGATCTCCGGGAATTACCGCTTCGCCAGAATCACCACCGAGACGGATAAGTTCCGCCGTATCGAGACGTAACCCAGCTTCCTGCTTCAACGAACCATGGCAGGCGTAGCACCGCGCTTTGAGCAGCGGTTTCACCTTCGACGAATAATCCGAATTTGCTTCGTCGGCGGTAACAACGGATGCCGGGACAAGGCAGAGTAAAGTTGCCGCGAAAATGGCTCGTAGGCCGATCGTGGCTACGCAGGTGCGCTGATTCATTCGGCTGCTCCTCATCATCGAAAAAGGGAAATCGATGATGTGAGAGAGGGAGGGAAGGGGGGAGTAGGGGATAGGGCCAAATGAGGACTATTGTGGGTGCCAGAAACTCCGCCCTGACAGCCGCATTATCTTACCTAGTTCGAGGGAGGAATCCAAGGAAATTCAAGCTGGATGTTCATTTGCCGCGAAGGTGGATCAGCGTGATTACACGTCAGCGATGGTACCAGTGTTGCCGGCAAAGGTATCGGTCTCGACCCCCAGCCGCTGAAGCATGGTCACGAAGAGATTAGAAAGGGGGATATCTTCGTGATCGACTTCTTTCTGCCACGGTTCGGTTCCACCAAGCCAAGCCCCACCAGCAGGTTTCTCGGGTCCGTAATTGAGGTATTGCCCATGCTTGAAGCCCATATTTTTTCCACCTGCGAGAATGAGCGGATAGTTCCGTGACAAGTGGAAGGCGCTCGACGCCGAGCCAAAAAGAAGCAGCGTGTTGTCGAGCATGTTGCCGGCCCCGTAGGCATCTGGGGTCTCTTTCAACTTGCCGAGGAAACGACCATATTCCTCGCTAAGGAAACGGCAATATGTACCAAAGTTCTTCCAGCCATCAGGCTCTTTCGTATTGTGCGTCAACTGATGCGTAAGATTGAAGCCGACGGCCCGTGCGAGATAGTCACTTACTCCGATCGCATTCTCGCGCCCAAGCTGATAAGTGACAACGCGAGTCGAGTCAGTCTTAAATGCTAGATAGATCAACTCGAACATGGTTCGCAGGAATGTGCGAGGCTCTTCGGGAGTGATGTCGAGCTTTAAGTGATCCACATCAACGGTGGGAAGCGGCATGTTGACCCAACGTTTTGCCTTCTCGACACGAATTTCGGTTTCACGCACCGATTGCAGGTACTCGTCTAGAGTAGCTTGGTCATGGCTCGACAAGGTCTGCCGCAGCGACTTGGCATCGGCCATCAGGTCATCGAGTGCACTTTGACTGAGGGCCAAGCGTCGTGCGGCATCCTCGTCGCTCTTCACGAACAGCATGTCGAAGATCAACTTCGGACGGTGCTCGGCAGGAATGGCACGACCACTTCGATTGAACGACATAGTATGGGCACCGCGTGGGGTGCCTGTGCCACCGTCGGTCGAAAGAACTAGAGATGAAAATCGCGTTTGATCACCGACATGTTCCGCGAACAACTGATCGAGTGAGATGGAGTTGCGGTAGTCCCCCGCGGCACCGGTTGCAGCGCCGGTCAGGAATTGATCAGCGTTTGAGTGACCATGAATACTACGTGCCGCAGGATGTGACAGACCAGACAAAATGGTTACTTCATCCCGCAATGGTTCCAGTGGATCGAGGCACTTCGTGAAGCGAAAGTCACGCCCACTTCCGTGAGGAAACCAAGCCCAATCTTTATGAGCTGGATCTTCGGTCAGTGGCATGGGCACACCATCCGGCATGTAGAAACATGCCAACCGCCTGCGATTGGAATCGGTCGTATTAGCCGCAGCAAGACTGGAAAACGTTTCAAACCAAGGCAGCGCCAGAGCGATTCCCGTTCCACGAAGAAATCGGCGACGATCAAGCGAAGCGAGGTTGATGGACATCACGGTTACCTTCTCGAATCAGTTTGTATGGCAGCACTGCTGGGGTGGGACTTTTTGGGCAGTGCTTTAGGCCTGGTGGGCTTAAAACCTGAGTTCAGGACGAGACGAACCGTCTCTTTCTCGCGCGATGGTGGGGGGAGGTGGGGATGGCGATCGATTGGGGAAAGTTTGCGGGGAACAAGCTCATCGATCTACTTACAGGTTACACGAATTCTACTCTGACTGAAATAGATCACTGGCGACGATGAGCTTAATGGCGGTTGCCAATCCATCGCCTTGCTGGCGGACTTTTGCGGTGATCTGGTCGATGCTTGCCCGATCGCCGAACGTCAAAGGTCTTCCGAGGGCGTAGGTCGTCAATTTGTGGACAATTGCTTGGGTGAATTGATCCTGGCGATCTTCCAATAGGTAACGCTTCAGACCATCAATTCCGTCCAATTCTTGC
It encodes the following:
- a CDS encoding DUF1552 domain-containing protein, yielding MSINLASLDRRRFLRGTGIALALPWFETFSSLAAANTTDSNRRRLACFYMPDGVPMPLTEDPAHKDWAWFPHGSGRDFRFTKCLDPLEPLRDEVTILSGLSHPAARSIHGHSNADQFLTGAATGAAGDYRNSISLDQLFAEHVGDQTRFSSLVLSTDGGTGTPRGAHTMSFNRSGRAIPAEHRPKLIFDMLFVKSDEDAARRLALSQSALDDLMADAKSLRQTLSSHDQATLDEYLQSVRETEIRVEKAKRWVNMPLPTVDVDHLKLDITPEEPRTFLRTMFELIYLAFKTDSTRVVTYQLGRENAIGVSDYLARAVGFNLTHQLTHNTKEPDGWKNFGTYCRFLSEEYGRFLGKLKETPDAYGAGNMLDNTLLLFGSASSAFHLSRNYPLILAGGKNMGFKHGQYLNYGPEKPAGGAWLGGTEPWQKEVDHEDIPLSNLFVTMLQRLGVETDTFAGNTGTIADV
- a CDS encoding PSD1 and planctomycete cytochrome C domain-containing protein, with protein sequence MNQRTCVATIGLRAIFAATLLCLVPASVVTADEANSDYSSKVKPLLKARCYACHGSLKQEAGLRLDTAELIRLGGDSGEAVIPGDPASSLILDRITTTDLSMRMPPEHEGEPFEEHEIDLVRHWIQAGAPAPENEAPESDPQDHWSFRPIQRKALPRVANKTWVRNPIDAWIAAGHEQQGLKPQDEASKLVLLRRVYLDLIGLPPTTEEIASAQADSSPDWYDKVVDRLLADPRYGERWGRHWMDVWRYSDWWGLNAQLRNSQRHMWHWRDWIVESLNDDRPYDEMVRMMLAADELAPNDPDELRASGFLARNYFIFNRDQWMDEVVTHVSKGFLGLTMNCAKCHDHKFDPLPQEDYYKMRAFFEPYHVRMDMVSGETNLTQDGIPRAFDGSPETPTYLYVRGDESNPDKSHLISPGIPELLSFEPVTVQPVDLPRQAWQPGRRPWVIENHITAAKSRVKLAESKRQAAVEKVSPTHQAPSLVATNEGADFAAIVETFDTLDLTRWKLSGDGWSHTSGELIQKTDGTTRYDVTLLEQVPRDFEAVVKFRVLGGTNYRSVGLDFDVATPQLASPGNQAGTFSYVYLSDWDQDSKIQGAYSKQGKSHYPGTGRQSYSVDLDKEYTLNVKVRGTLINVSINGEHVLAWRTPLPRQPGAIRLMTFDALVAFDEFQVTTLDPSIPLQDASGLPTATAKEQLALAEADLKVAQADLKSVELRAAAINSDVDAQAVSNRAAILAERELAVVKAQRDLLSAEQTLSKATEKTKAEAEKKLTEAKTHLEKQLAVRPSEISPEETFTPFQGAQWSATRFLNTGKDDPTITFPSTSTGRRSALAHWITDRRNPLTARVAVNHLWNRHFGTPLAAAPFDLGRNSPTPEHPELIDWLATELMGHDWSMKHLHRLIVTSATYRMGSTTAERELNLANDPDNHFLWHRNPMRLESQAVRDSVLYLAGTLDMTMGGPSVPTEQQSESKRRSLYFFHSNNERNLFLLMFDEAEVTECYQREQSVVPQQALAMSNSDLVLEAAQEISQRLSQEATDDGDFIRRAFVTILGITPGKDELTASQDALAEWQEKAGESVSQARTNLVWILLNHNDFVTVR